In a genomic window of Atribacterota bacterium:
- a CDS encoding dodecin family protein, producing the protein MAVVKVIEILAESTKSWEDATKAAVAEAAKTVRNIQSVYIKSFQAVVENHEVVRYRVDAKISFIVEE; encoded by the coding sequence ATGGCAGTAGTAAAAGTAATTGAAATTTTGGCAGAATCAACCAAAAGTTGGGAGGATGCCACTAAAGCAGCAGTTGCAGAAGCAGCAAAGACTGTAAGGAATATACAGTCTGTTTATATTAAAAGTTTTCAGGCAGTGGTAGAAAATCATGAAGTGGTCAGATACCGTGTTGATGCTAAAATTTCATTCATTGTTGAAGAATAA